In Microbacterium binotii, one DNA window encodes the following:
- a CDS encoding TadA family conjugal transfer-associated ATPase, producing MPQPFVVAPRSAPASGGTATPEAEAPQPTLGALPVAAWDPVRVHLGDPEVTDIFINGEHGLFVDRGRGAEQVPHWHAAESEVREIATGLIARGGRHIDDATPCVDVRLDGGVRVHAVLPPVSADGTTISIRVPRRQLGSLAALREAGMLDVRGEHVLQRLVDARENLLVTGAAGSGKTTLLAALLSSAPERERIVTIEDVAELRIRHPHHVRLEARQANLEGAGGIDLARLVREALRMRPDRLVVGECRGAEVRELLTALNTGHDGGAGTLHANGIDDVPARLEALGALAGLDDAALARQVVSAIGVVIHVARDGGGMRRVAGIARPVLLDGRLGMESLPWG from the coding sequence ATGCCCCAGCCCTTCGTCGTCGCTCCGCGTAGCGCGCCCGCCTCCGGCGGCACGGCGACGCCGGAGGCGGAGGCGCCGCAACCGACACTCGGCGCTCTGCCCGTCGCCGCGTGGGATCCGGTGCGGGTGCATCTGGGCGATCCCGAGGTCACCGACATCTTCATCAACGGCGAGCATGGCCTGTTCGTGGACCGCGGCCGCGGCGCCGAGCAGGTCCCGCACTGGCACGCCGCGGAGAGCGAGGTGCGCGAGATCGCGACGGGTCTCATCGCACGGGGCGGTCGGCACATCGACGATGCGACCCCCTGTGTGGACGTGCGCCTCGACGGAGGCGTGCGGGTGCACGCGGTGCTTCCTCCCGTCAGCGCGGACGGCACGACGATCTCGATCCGTGTTCCGCGGCGGCAGCTCGGCTCCCTGGCCGCCCTGCGCGAGGCGGGCATGCTCGACGTCCGCGGCGAACACGTGCTGCAGCGGCTCGTCGACGCCCGCGAGAACCTGTTGGTGACGGGCGCGGCCGGCAGCGGCAAGACGACCCTCCTGGCGGCGCTTCTCTCGTCCGCGCCCGAGCGCGAGCGGATCGTGACGATCGAGGATGTGGCGGAGCTCCGCATCCGTCACCCGCACCACGTGCGCCTCGAGGCGCGCCAGGCGAACCTCGAGGGCGCCGGCGGCATCGATCTCGCCCGCCTGGTGCGCGAGGCGCTGCGGATGCGGCCGGACCGGCTCGTGGTGGGCGAGTGCCGCGGTGCCGAAGTGCGCGAGCTGTTGACGGCGTTGAACACCGGGCACGACGGGGGAGCCGGCACGCTCCACGCCAACGGCATCGACGATGTGCCGGCGCGATTGGAAGCGCTGGGGGCGCTCGCCGGCCTCGACGACGCCGCGCTCGCCCGCCAGGTGGTCAGCGCGATCGGTGTCGTGATCCACGTCGCCCGTGACGGCGGCGGCATGCGGCGCGTGGCGGGCATCGCGCGTCCGGTCCTGCTCGACGGGCGGCTCGGGATGGAGTCGCTCCCATGGGGCTGA
- a CDS encoding Rv3654c family TadE-like protein, which translates to MPGTAVTVGVIGALAALVAGLGVVGAASVHAQRLSAATDAAALAAADAASGAVTGVPCERAAQLAATASAEVVSCEVEGLIATVRLSSAFGPFPAQAAARAGPAPEPRDDG; encoded by the coding sequence ATGCCCGGCACGGCGGTGACGGTGGGCGTGATCGGCGCGCTCGCCGCTCTCGTCGCGGGCCTCGGCGTGGTCGGTGCGGCGAGCGTGCATGCGCAGCGATTGTCCGCGGCCACGGATGCGGCGGCGCTCGCCGCGGCGGACGCCGCATCCGGTGCCGTGACGGGAGTCCCGTGCGAGCGCGCCGCCCAGCTGGCGGCCACCGCATCCGCGGAGGTCGTATCCTGCGAGGTGGAGGGTCTCATCGCGACCGTGCGTCTCAGCAGCGCTTTCGGTCCGTTCCCCGCCCAGGCCGCAGCCCGCGCGGGTCCCGCGCCCGAGCCGCGCGACGACGGGTGA
- a CDS encoding metallophosphoesterase, translating into MTGSPSRSALTALAAVGAVGVGAAVWGIGVERYLFTLREHTLPILPAGARELRVLHLSDAHMAPWQHRKQEWIARLAELAPDLVVNTGDNLGHAEGLAGIRHAFAGLRGVPGVYVHGSNDLYAPSPRNPLRYFTGPSKAHRSAEALDTGALDRFLTDELGWHALDNTTTTLEVAGLRIDAFGVNDAHRRWDDLPALVPKRAEQRAAGEADLVLGVTHAPYRRVLDGFVDLDADLLLAGHTHGGQVRVPFSSKAIVANCDIPLDQARGLSTWAHGGRRVPLNVSAGIGHSIFAPVRFGCRPEASLLTLVPAA; encoded by the coding sequence TTGACCGGCAGTCCGAGCCGTTCCGCCCTCACCGCGCTCGCAGCGGTGGGGGCGGTCGGCGTAGGTGCCGCGGTGTGGGGCATCGGTGTCGAGCGGTACCTGTTCACGCTGCGCGAGCACACCCTGCCGATCCTGCCCGCGGGCGCGCGCGAGCTGCGCGTGCTACACCTGTCCGACGCGCACATGGCGCCGTGGCAGCACCGCAAGCAGGAGTGGATCGCGCGCCTCGCGGAGCTCGCGCCCGACCTCGTCGTGAACACGGGCGACAATCTCGGTCACGCAGAGGGACTCGCAGGCATCCGGCACGCCTTCGCCGGCCTGCGAGGCGTACCCGGCGTGTACGTGCACGGCTCGAACGATCTGTACGCGCCGTCGCCCCGCAATCCACTGCGCTATTTCACGGGCCCGTCGAAGGCGCATCGGTCGGCGGAGGCGCTCGACACGGGCGCTCTCGATCGATTCCTGACCGATGAGCTCGGCTGGCACGCCCTCGACAACACCACGACGACGCTCGAGGTGGCGGGGCTGCGCATCGACGCCTTCGGCGTGAACGACGCGCACCGACGTTGGGACGACCTCCCCGCTCTCGTGCCGAAGCGGGCCGAACAACGCGCGGCGGGCGAGGCGGATCTGGTGCTGGGTGTGACGCACGCGCCGTACCGGCGGGTGCTCGATGGGTTCGTCGACCTCGACGCCGATCTGCTGCTGGCGGGGCACACGCACGGCGGTCAGGTGCGCGTGCCGTTCTCGTCGAAGGCGATCGTCGCCAACTGCGACATCCCGCTCGACCAGGCCCGGGGCCTCAGCACGTGGGCACACGGCGGCCGCCGCGTGCCGCTGAACGTGAGCGCCGGCATCGGCCACTCGATCTTCGCGCCGGTGCGCTTCGGCTGCCGCCCGGAGGCCTCGCTTCTGACGCTGGTCCCCGCGGCCTGA
- a CDS encoding transglycosylase domain-containing protein, whose translation MPDKKRTATGVLSGLAGLVGLSVVAGVLITATVTPAIAVTGAATSQAIKLFDNMPNYLEIDDIMEPSTIYWKDGTGNFVPQTSFYDQNRSPVKFDQIATVMYDAILSSEDPRYYDHGGVDLIGTTRAVLSNLEGGANTQGGSTISQQYVKNILIQRCEWNAQSEDERQSCFLEATNSSGSEGIERKLQEMRYAIGLEQKYSKNDILLGYLNIANFGGTTYGIDAASRYYFGVPAANVTLGQAATLAGIVQNPNTYRIDQPNRETNGAADGYALTKKRQTYVLDRMLSDGKITQEQHDAAVAEPITPVITQPTTGCAATSAPYFCQYVVSVVKKDPAFGADDTERAMNLRRGGLQIYTTLDPDMQYQATVSMAENAPASVSGIDFGAATVSIEASTGRILAIAQNTNFSEEANAGEGYSSLVYAGDSTFGNSGGFQAGSTFKLFTLVDWLEQGRSVNEVLDGRMRVFKNFTNSCTGNIVNSTPINNFGKVSGGVGTPMSFTAQSLNTGYLAMASELDMCDIAKVAKKMGVTTGDGRDITMSNPSEVIGVDNISPIAMAGAYGTVANNGIYCQPQAIERVTDAAGNELNAPQRTCTQQISPEVAATAAYALRGVMNGGTGSGANPYDGTQLIGKTGTHEALQTWMIESSTRVVNAAWVGTVQGDNDMFGRGLQNIRYTLAKNLQRTADQVYPAGDFPAPDPNLTKRTLKELPNVVGQTLDQAQTTLQNAGFEVTVGDPVDSDQPTDIVAAQNPGAGQVAGGTTVTINPSNGQGATIPAVSGKVQDAQKTLQDAGFTSIALGACTPDDKLPDNESRATGTNPAAGTAVNRGSQILINYSKKSC comes from the coding sequence ATGCCCGATAAGAAACGCACGGCCACCGGTGTGCTCTCTGGCCTCGCCGGACTCGTCGGCCTGAGCGTCGTCGCCGGTGTTCTCATCACCGCCACGGTCACGCCCGCCATCGCCGTCACCGGCGCCGCGACATCGCAAGCCATCAAGCTGTTCGACAACATGCCGAACTACCTCGAGATCGACGACATCATGGAGCCGTCGACGATCTACTGGAAGGACGGCACGGGTAACTTCGTCCCGCAGACCTCCTTCTACGACCAGAACCGTTCGCCGGTGAAGTTCGACCAGATCGCGACCGTCATGTACGACGCGATCCTCTCCAGCGAAGACCCGCGGTACTACGACCACGGCGGCGTCGATCTGATCGGCACGACGCGTGCCGTGCTCTCCAACCTCGAGGGCGGCGCGAACACCCAGGGCGGGTCGACGATCAGCCAGCAGTACGTGAAGAACATCCTGATCCAGCGTTGCGAGTGGAACGCGCAGAGCGAGGACGAGCGGCAGTCGTGCTTCCTCGAGGCGACGAACTCATCCGGCAGCGAAGGCATCGAGCGCAAGCTCCAGGAGATGCGCTACGCGATCGGGCTCGAGCAGAAGTACTCGAAGAACGACATCCTGCTCGGCTACCTGAACATCGCCAACTTCGGCGGCACGACCTACGGCATCGACGCCGCATCCCGGTACTACTTCGGTGTGCCCGCGGCCAACGTGACACTCGGCCAGGCGGCGACCCTCGCCGGCATCGTGCAGAACCCCAACACGTACCGCATCGATCAGCCCAATCGCGAGACGAACGGCGCCGCTGACGGCTACGCGCTCACCAAGAAGCGCCAGACGTACGTGCTCGATCGGATGCTCTCCGACGGCAAGATCACGCAGGAGCAGCACGACGCCGCGGTGGCCGAGCCGATCACGCCGGTGATCACGCAGCCGACCACGGGGTGCGCCGCGACCAGCGCGCCGTACTTCTGCCAGTACGTGGTCTCCGTGGTCAAGAAGGACCCGGCCTTCGGTGCCGATGACACGGAGCGCGCGATGAACCTGCGCCGCGGCGGTCTGCAGATCTACACGACACTCGATCCCGACATGCAGTACCAGGCGACGGTCAGCATGGCCGAGAACGCCCCCGCATCCGTTTCGGGCATCGACTTCGGTGCCGCGACCGTCAGCATCGAGGCGTCCACCGGCCGCATCCTCGCGATCGCCCAGAACACGAACTTCTCGGAAGAGGCGAACGCCGGCGAGGGGTACAGCTCCCTCGTCTACGCAGGTGACTCCACGTTCGGCAACTCCGGTGGCTTCCAAGCCGGCTCGACGTTCAAGCTCTTCACGCTCGTCGACTGGCTGGAGCAGGGCCGATCGGTGAACGAGGTGCTCGACGGCCGGATGAGGGTGTTCAAGAACTTCACGAACTCCTGCACCGGCAACATCGTCAACAGCACCCCCATCAACAACTTCGGCAAGGTCAGCGGTGGCGTCGGAACGCCGATGTCGTTCACGGCGCAGTCGCTGAACACCGGCTACCTCGCCATGGCTTCCGAGCTCGACATGTGCGACATCGCGAAGGTCGCGAAGAAGATGGGTGTGACGACCGGCGACGGTCGCGACATCACGATGTCGAACCCGTCGGAGGTCATCGGTGTCGACAACATCTCGCCGATCGCCATGGCAGGCGCGTACGGCACCGTCGCGAACAACGGCATCTACTGCCAGCCGCAGGCCATCGAGCGCGTGACGGACGCCGCGGGCAACGAGCTGAATGCTCCGCAGCGCACCTGCACGCAGCAGATCTCCCCTGAGGTCGCCGCCACCGCCGCCTACGCCCTCCGAGGCGTCATGAACGGCGGAACCGGCTCGGGAGCGAACCCCTACGACGGCACCCAGCTGATCGGTAAGACGGGAACGCACGAGGCTCTGCAGACCTGGATGATCGAGTCGAGCACGCGCGTCGTCAACGCCGCGTGGGTCGGCACGGTGCAGGGCGACAACGACATGTTCGGTCGCGGTCTCCAGAACATCCGCTACACGCTGGCCAAGAACCTGCAGCGCACGGCCGACCAGGTCTATCCCGCGGGCGACTTCCCCGCGCCGGATCCGAACCTCACGAAGCGCACGCTGAAGGAGCTGCCCAACGTCGTCGGGCAGACCCTCGACCAGGCGCAGACGACGCTGCAGAACGCCGGCTTCGAGGTGACGGTGGGCGACCCCGTCGACTCCGACCAGCCGACGGACATCGTCGCTGCGCAGAACCCCGGCGCGGGTCAGGTCGCGGGCGGCACGACCGTCACGATCAACCCCAGCAACGGCCAGGGGGCGACCATCCCGGCCGTCAGCGGCAAGGTTCAGGATGCGCAGAAGACGCTCCAGGATGCGGGATTCACCTCCATCGCACTGGGCGCCTGCACCCCGGACGACAAGCTGCCCGACAACGAGAGCCGCGCTACGGGCACCAACCCCGCTGCGGGCACGGCCGTCAACCGCGGCTCGCAGATCCTGATCAACTACTCCAAGAAGAGCTGTTGA
- the acs gene encoding acetate--CoA ligase, which produces MSSQIDHLLNETRRFSPSAEFAANAVATAELYERAASDREGFWAEQARELHWHTPFSEVLDWSSPPFARWFGDGELNVAYNCLDRHVLAGNGDRVALLWEGEPGDERRVTYAELTEEVKRTANVLTELGIGEGDRVALYLPMIPEAVAAMLAVARVGAIHSVVFGGFSADSLRARIDDAGAKLVITADGGYRKGKVSPLKPAVDQALADRGLGVQETVEHVLVVRRGGNDVDWTPGRDIWWHDAVAAASAEHEAKPFGAENPLFILYTSGTTGKPKGILHTSGGYLTQAAYTHRNVFDLHPERDIYWCTADIGWITGHSYVTYGPLANGATQVIYEGTPDTPHPGRWWEIIEKYGVTILYTAPTAIRSFMKIGRQVPQEFDLSSLRLLGSVGEPINPEAWMWYRNVIGAERTPIVDTWWQTETGAIMISALPGVTETKPGSAQVPLPGISVDVVDESGEEVGNDAGGLLVVTEPWPSMLRGIWGDPDRFVETYWEKFADRGYYFAGDGARRDEDGDIWLLGRVDDVMNVSGHRLSTAEIESALVGNEAVAEAAVVGASDETTGQAVVSFVIIKESYLRQHSPEGLAQTLRAWVGEQIGPIARPRDVYIVTELPKTRSGKIMRRLLRDVAEGREVGDTTTLADTMVMSTIQAKLSTK; this is translated from the coding sequence ATGAGCAGCCAGATCGACCACCTGCTGAACGAGACCCGTCGTTTCTCCCCCAGCGCCGAGTTCGCGGCGAACGCGGTCGCCACCGCCGAGCTCTACGAACGGGCGGCGTCCGACCGAGAAGGCTTCTGGGCCGAGCAGGCACGCGAACTCCACTGGCACACGCCGTTCTCCGAGGTACTCGACTGGTCGAGCCCGCCCTTCGCCCGGTGGTTCGGCGACGGCGAACTCAACGTCGCCTACAACTGCCTCGACCGCCACGTGCTCGCGGGCAACGGCGACCGCGTCGCTCTGCTGTGGGAGGGTGAGCCCGGCGACGAGCGCCGCGTCACCTACGCGGAGTTGACCGAGGAGGTCAAGCGCACCGCCAATGTGCTGACGGAGCTGGGCATCGGCGAGGGTGACCGCGTGGCGCTCTACCTGCCGATGATCCCCGAGGCGGTCGCCGCGATGCTCGCGGTGGCGCGGGTCGGCGCCATCCACTCGGTCGTCTTCGGAGGATTCTCCGCGGACAGCCTTCGCGCACGCATCGACGACGCCGGCGCGAAGCTCGTGATCACGGCGGACGGCGGCTATCGCAAGGGGAAGGTCTCGCCCCTGAAGCCCGCCGTCGACCAGGCTCTCGCCGACCGGGGGTTGGGCGTGCAGGAGACTGTCGAGCACGTGCTCGTCGTGCGCCGCGGCGGCAACGACGTGGACTGGACGCCCGGGCGCGACATCTGGTGGCACGACGCGGTGGCGGCCGCATCCGCCGAGCACGAGGCGAAGCCGTTCGGCGCCGAGAATCCGCTGTTCATCCTGTACACCTCCGGCACCACCGGGAAGCCCAAGGGCATCCTGCACACGTCCGGCGGCTACCTCACGCAAGCGGCCTACACGCACCGCAACGTGTTCGATCTGCACCCCGAGCGCGACATCTACTGGTGCACAGCCGACATCGGCTGGATCACCGGCCACAGCTACGTCACCTACGGTCCACTCGCGAACGGCGCCACGCAGGTGATCTACGAGGGCACCCCCGACACCCCGCATCCCGGCCGCTGGTGGGAGATCATCGAGAAGTACGGGGTCACGATCCTCTACACCGCGCCCACCGCCATCCGGTCGTTCATGAAGATCGGACGCCAGGTGCCGCAGGAGTTCGACCTCTCTTCGCTGCGGCTGCTCGGCTCCGTCGGCGAACCCATCAACCCCGAGGCGTGGATGTGGTACCGCAACGTGATCGGCGCCGAGCGCACGCCGATCGTGGACACCTGGTGGCAGACCGAGACGGGCGCCATCATGATCTCGGCCCTGCCCGGCGTCACCGAGACCAAGCCCGGCTCGGCGCAGGTCCCGCTTCCCGGGATCTCTGTCGACGTCGTCGACGAGTCGGGCGAGGAGGTCGGCAACGACGCCGGCGGACTGCTCGTGGTCACCGAGCCGTGGCCCAGCATGCTGCGGGGCATCTGGGGCGATCCTGACCGCTTCGTCGAAACGTACTGGGAGAAGTTCGCCGACCGCGGTTACTACTTCGCCGGCGACGGCGCCCGCCGCGACGAGGACGGCGACATCTGGCTGCTGGGCCGCGTCGACGACGTGATGAACGTCTCCGGACACCGCCTGTCCACGGCGGAGATCGAGTCGGCGCTCGTGGGCAACGAAGCGGTCGCCGAGGCCGCCGTCGTCGGAGCAAGCGACGAGACCACCGGCCAGGCCGTCGTGTCGTTCGTGATCATCAAGGAGAGCTACCTGCGCCAGCACTCCCCCGAAGGCCTCGCCCAGACCCTGCGCGCCTGGGTCGGTGAGCAGATCGGCCCGATCGCCCGCCCGCGCGACGTCTACATCGTCACCGAGCTGCCCAAGACCCGCAGCGGCAAGATCATGCGGCGTCTGCTCCGCGACGTCGCTGAGGGGCGCGAGGTCGGCGACACGACGACCCTCGCCGACACGATGGTGATGTCCACCATCCAGGCCAAGCTCTCGACGAAGTAG
- a CDS encoding RidA family protein, with protein sequence MSTVSERLAELGIDLPEVVPPVASYIPAKAFGDLVHTAGQLPFVAGQLPATGKVGEGEGLVAPEDAATYARQSALNAVAAAAAAVGGVDRLTGVLKVTGFVSSVPEFTGQPGVINGASNVLAEIFGEHGRHARSAVGVPVLPLDSPVEVEVVFTVA encoded by the coding sequence ATGAGCACGGTGTCCGAGCGACTCGCGGAGCTGGGGATCGACCTGCCGGAGGTCGTACCGCCCGTGGCGTCCTACATCCCCGCAAAGGCCTTCGGCGACCTCGTGCACACCGCCGGCCAGTTGCCGTTCGTGGCGGGACAGCTCCCTGCGACGGGCAAGGTCGGCGAGGGCGAGGGTCTGGTTGCGCCGGAGGATGCCGCGACGTACGCGCGTCAGTCCGCGCTCAACGCGGTGGCCGCGGCCGCAGCCGCCGTCGGCGGTGTCGACCGCCTGACGGGTGTGCTCAAGGTCACCGGTTTCGTCTCTTCCGTGCCGGAGTTCACCGGACAGCCCGGCGTGATCAACGGAGCCAGCAACGTGCTCGCCGAGATCTTCGGCGAGCACGGACGTCACGCCCGCTCCGCCGTGGGCGTGCCCGTGCTCCCGCTCGACAGCCCCGTCGAGGTCGAGGTCGTCTTCACCGTCGCCTGA
- a CDS encoding DUF4244 domain-containing protein, translating into MTPTARAHSRLPALTRRRAAELFGDDSGAATAEYAIATMAAVAFAGLLVIIMRSDEVRGILEDLVRRALTVE; encoded by the coding sequence ATGACACCCACTGCCAGAGCCCACAGCCGCCTTCCCGCTCTCACCCGCCGCCGTGCGGCAGAGCTGTTCGGCGACGACTCCGGAGCGGCGACGGCCGAGTACGCGATCGCGACGATGGCCGCCGTCGCCTTCGCGGGACTCCTCGTGATCATCATGAGATCCGACGAGGTGCGCGGGATCCTCGAGGACCTCGTGCGCCGCGCTCTCACGGTCGAATGA
- a CDS encoding type II secretion system F family protein — protein MGLIASRRPGPDGVGDAAQRLSVLLRTGISPASAWAFLAATGDADAVAIHAAHNGGQAIPAAIAARGDRWRPLAATWRVAAAVGAPLAESLRAVAAAVRDAQECRDEVRVALAEPAATARLMAWLPLVSIGLGVALGFDTIGVLTGSPIGIGCLIVGIALMIVARVWTGALTRRATPPPAMPGLHAELVAIALSGGVSIERARALADPEVETTDEGIDGLLELSRSAGVPAVDLLRAGASLARHRARTDGRMRAAGLGAALLLPLGVCILPAFLLLGVAPMLMSVLGASALPL, from the coding sequence ATGGGGCTGATCGCATCGCGCCGGCCCGGTCCCGATGGCGTGGGGGATGCCGCCCAGCGTCTGTCGGTGCTGCTGCGCACCGGCATCTCACCGGCGTCGGCGTGGGCGTTCCTCGCTGCAACGGGAGACGCGGATGCGGTCGCCATCCACGCGGCGCACAACGGCGGACAGGCGATCCCCGCTGCCATCGCGGCCCGAGGCGATCGGTGGCGTCCGCTGGCCGCGACCTGGCGGGTAGCCGCGGCCGTCGGCGCTCCGCTCGCCGAGAGCCTCCGGGCCGTCGCCGCCGCGGTGCGCGACGCGCAGGAGTGCCGCGACGAGGTGCGGGTCGCCCTCGCGGAGCCCGCGGCCACCGCGCGACTCATGGCCTGGCTGCCGCTCGTGTCCATCGGCCTGGGCGTCGCGCTGGGCTTCGACACGATCGGCGTCCTCACGGGCAGCCCGATCGGCATCGGATGCCTCATCGTGGGCATCGCCCTGATGATCGTGGCCCGCGTCTGGACCGGTGCGCTCACCCGCCGTGCGACGCCGCCTCCTGCGATGCCGGGCCTGCACGCCGAGCTCGTTGCGATCGCGCTCTCCGGCGGTGTGTCGATCGAGCGCGCCCGGGCGCTGGCCGACCCCGAGGTCGAGACCACCGACGAGGGGATCGACGGGCTGCTGGAGCTCTCGCGCTCGGCCGGAGTCCCTGCCGTCGACCTCCTCCGCGCCGGCGCGTCCCTCGCCCGCCACCGCGCCCGCACGGACGGTCGGATGCGGGCGGCCGGGCTCGGCGCTGCGCTCCTGCTGCCACTGGGCGTCTGCATCCTTCCCGCCTTCCTGCTGCTGGGGGTCGCGCCGATGCTCATGAGCGTGCTCGGCGCCTCCGCACTCCCGCTGTGA
- a CDS encoding TadE family type IV pilus minor pilin yields the protein MRSRLGDRGSAAAEFAVAVPAALLVLILGIGGLATASAQVRLQDAVADAARLAARGEDAARALAVLTRTVPGATGTIGDEGDLVCVTASAPAPLPVITLRARSCALSGGR from the coding sequence ATGAGATCCCGGCTCGGCGATCGCGGCTCGGCCGCGGCGGAGTTCGCGGTCGCCGTGCCGGCGGCGTTGCTGGTGCTGATCCTCGGCATCGGCGGGCTCGCCACCGCATCCGCTCAGGTGCGCCTGCAGGACGCCGTCGCGGATGCGGCGCGGCTCGCGGCGCGGGGCGAGGACGCCGCGCGGGCGCTCGCCGTACTCACCCGCACCGTCCCGGGCGCGACGGGCACGATCGGAGACGAGGGCGACCTCGTGTGCGTGACGGCGTCGGCCCCGGCGCCGCTGCCGGTGATCACGCTCCGTGCGCGCTCGTGCGCCCTTTCGGGTGGGCGCTGA